One window from the genome of Podospora pseudocomata strain CBS 415.72m chromosome 1 map unlocalized CBS415.72m_1.2, whole genome shotgun sequence encodes:
- a CDS encoding uncharacterized protein (EggNog:ENOG503PZ37) has protein sequence MDQYRCQLWQLPRCLYRVQYPASRTTHDSSGLKAQDTTSVYKKWGSDDEFMQAIRNLFTWACKDSTPFISFFSDEEHAINWGCKLRDWDKCSSRDDWTLLTIYTQFLKSTYVYKLSTLIDYTGVRIPVPAEKSHKRGAYICLHGIPTFAIVCVRNGSNVRAARVVSYLPSSCQ, from the coding sequence GCTTCCACGCTGTCTCTACCGGGTCCAATACCCAGCGTCTCGAACAACTCACGACTCCAGTGGATTGAAAGCTCAAGATACCACCAGCGTGTACAAGAAATGGGGTTCCGATGATGAATTTATGCAAGCAATTCGGAATCTGTTTACATGGGCCTGCAAAGACAGCACACCCTTTATTTCATTCTTTTCGGACGAAGAACACGCTATCAACTGGGGCTGTAAACTAAGAGACTGGGATAAATGTTCCAGTCGAGATGACTGGACTCTTCTTACCATCTACACACAGTTTCTTAAATCTACCTACGTGTACAAACTGAGCACGCTCATCGACTACACAGGCGTTCGAATTCCTGTACCAGCGGAGAAATCACACAAACGAGGGGCCTATATCTGTTTGCATGGCATCCCGACTTTTGCCATTGTTTGCGTGAGAAATGGAAGCAACGTCAGGGCAGCCAGGGTTGTAAGCTACCTACCTTCTTCCTGTCAATAG